A part of Caldicellulosiruptor owensensis OL genomic DNA contains:
- the mutL gene encoding DNA mismatch repair endonuclease MutL, with protein MKELYKLSEQLTHILAAGEVVERPASCLKELLENSIDAGASLIDVKIEKGGMKRIEVYDNGKGIHPDDIEYVFERHTTSKIKSLEDIFSIKTMGFRGEALCAISSVAKVTLVSKHLEEEQGCMVKVEGGKVLSKSFCPFKKGTRIVVEDIFYNTPARLKFLKSPSTEQKYCLEMVEKIAIAWPEISFRAEADGKRQIFTPGDNKIESVIGSIFGIEIVKNLVEFSIEKESLKVWGYFVNPTVSRATRSGYHFYVNRRYIKSKLFSSCVDEAFKNSVITGRFPIVFLFVQIPPSEIDVNVHPSKLEVKFRDEQFVYNTVYKAIADSLKSEKMIAKLDLSKVDDANDAELEHKHIEVLSANSNDISLVISEQPNFFEMFSNEPREVVIEQQGFENFDAGNYKIVGYAFDTYIIVQGDDSLYLIDQHAVHERRLFEDFKGQIYSSNVQSQVLAVPVVAQLPSSQKEFVLSNRSIFQKMGFEIEDFGKNEIVVRTWPAILTKSIDKVFLLDVIEMVYEQMVGDKSLVGISEDLLKRIACRAAVKGNSKISDLEKKEIVELVLVKKEIFHCPHGRPVVVEITKKDIEKMFKRIV; from the coding sequence ATGAAAGAGCTTTACAAACTTTCTGAACAGTTAACTCACATCTTGGCGGCGGGTGAGGTTGTAGAAAGACCGGCATCGTGCCTCAAAGAGCTTCTGGAAAATTCAATAGATGCTGGAGCAAGTTTAATCGATGTTAAAATAGAAAAAGGCGGTATGAAGAGAATTGAAGTATATGATAATGGAAAAGGAATCCACCCTGATGACATTGAATATGTGTTTGAAAGACATACAACAAGCAAGATAAAGTCTTTGGAGGATATATTCAGTATCAAAACAATGGGATTTAGAGGAGAAGCGCTTTGTGCAATATCGAGCGTAGCAAAGGTGACACTTGTTTCCAAGCATTTAGAGGAAGAACAGGGGTGCATGGTAAAAGTAGAAGGTGGCAAGGTCCTTTCTAAAAGTTTTTGTCCTTTTAAAAAAGGAACAAGGATTGTTGTTGAAGATATTTTTTACAATACTCCTGCAAGGCTAAAATTTTTAAAATCTCCGTCAACTGAACAAAAGTACTGTCTTGAGATGGTTGAAAAGATTGCAATTGCCTGGCCAGAGATTTCGTTTCGTGCAGAGGCAGATGGCAAAAGACAAATTTTTACACCAGGAGATAATAAGATTGAATCTGTCATTGGCTCTATATTTGGGATAGAGATAGTAAAAAATCTTGTTGAATTTTCTATTGAGAAAGAATCTCTAAAAGTTTGGGGTTATTTTGTAAACCCCACTGTGAGCAGAGCCACACGTTCAGGTTATCATTTTTATGTCAACAGAAGATATATCAAGAGCAAACTTTTTTCGTCATGTGTTGATGAGGCATTTAAAAATTCAGTCATCACAGGAAGGTTTCCAATAGTTTTTCTGTTTGTGCAAATTCCACCTTCTGAGATTGATGTGAATGTCCATCCATCAAAACTTGAGGTAAAGTTCAGGGATGAACAATTTGTTTATAACACCGTTTATAAAGCAATAGCAGACTCATTAAAATCGGAGAAAATGATTGCAAAGCTTGATTTGAGCAAAGTTGATGACGCAAATGATGCTGAACTTGAACACAAACACATTGAAGTTTTGTCTGCAAACTCAAACGATATATCTTTGGTTATTTCCGAGCAGCCAAATTTCTTTGAAATGTTTTCTAATGAGCCAAGAGAAGTTGTAATTGAGCAGCAGGGGTTTGAAAACTTTGATGCAGGAAACTACAAGATTGTTGGTTACGCTTTTGACACCTATATCATTGTGCAAGGTGATGACAGTTTATACCTTATTGACCAGCACGCAGTACACGAAAGAAGATTATTTGAAGATTTTAAAGGCCAAATTTATTCTTCAAATGTTCAAAGCCAAGTATTGGCTGTTCCTGTTGTTGCTCAGCTTCCCTCTTCCCAAAAAGAGTTTGTGCTTTCAAACCGCTCTATCTTTCAAAAGATGGGTTTTGAAATTGAGGATTTTGGGAAAAATGAAATAGTAGTGAGAACTTGGCCTGCTATATTGACTAAGAGCATCGATAAAGTGTTTTTACTTGACGTAATAGAGATGGTATACGAACAAATGGTTGGAGATAAGAGTCTTGTAGGAATTTCTGAGGACCTGCTAAAAAGAATTGCTTGCAGAGCAGCAGTAAAAGGAAATAGTAAAATTTCAGACTTAGAGAAAAAAGAAATAGTTGAACTTGTACTTGTCAAAAAAGAAATTTTTCACTGTCCGCATGGAAGACCAGTTGTAGTAGAAATTACCAAGAAAGATATCGAAAAAATGTTCAAAAGAATTGTATAA
- a CDS encoding phenylacetate--CoA ligase family protein has translation MKYWDEHMECMDRDTLQEIQYKRLLETVKRVYISVPYYRKKMQENGIIPEDIKSLADIKKLPFTTKQDLRDNYPYGLFAVPMSEIVRIHASSGTTGKPTVVGYTKHDIGIWSEVMARTLVAAGADKHSFVQIAYGYGLFTGGLGVHYGAERIGASVIPISSGNTKRQIQIMVDFGTTVLACTPSYALYLAETMEEMGIDKSQLKLKSGVFGAEPWSENMRKEIESKLNIKAYDIYGLSEIIGPGVSFECEYQCGMHINEDHFLPEIINPETGEVLGEGEYGELVFTTITKEGLPLIRYRTRDITALHYDRCKCGRTLVRMEKVIGRTDDMIIIRGVNVFPSQIESVLLEMGEVEPHYQLIVDRVNNLDVLEVLVEVSERMFSDEVKKLEQLERKISKAIEETLGISVKVRLVEPKTIERSEGKAKRVIDKRKI, from the coding sequence ATGAAATATTGGGATGAACATATGGAGTGTATGGATAGAGATACTTTGCAAGAGATTCAGTATAAGAGATTGCTTGAAACTGTAAAAAGAGTATATATTAGTGTACCATATTACCGAAAAAAGATGCAAGAGAATGGCATTATTCCTGAAGATATAAAGAGTTTGGCTGACATAAAAAAGCTCCCATTCACTACAAAGCAGGACTTGCGTGATAACTACCCATATGGACTTTTTGCGGTACCTATGAGTGAAATTGTAAGAATTCATGCTTCTTCTGGAACGACAGGCAAACCGACTGTGGTAGGATATACAAAACATGATATTGGTATTTGGTCTGAGGTTATGGCAAGAACACTTGTTGCAGCTGGAGCTGACAAACACTCGTTTGTCCAAATTGCATATGGTTATGGGCTTTTCACAGGTGGATTAGGTGTTCACTATGGGGCAGAGCGGATTGGGGCATCAGTAATACCAATTTCATCTGGTAATACCAAAAGACAGATTCAAATCATGGTTGATTTTGGAACAACTGTTTTGGCTTGTACACCTTCATATGCTCTTTATCTTGCTGAGACTATGGAGGAAATGGGAATAGACAAATCTCAGCTTAAGCTGAAGTCAGGAGTATTTGGTGCGGAACCTTGGTCAGAAAATATGAGAAAAGAGATAGAGTCAAAACTAAATATTAAAGCTTATGATATATACGGTCTTTCAGAAATAATTGGACCTGGAGTTTCTTTTGAGTGTGAATATCAGTGTGGTATGCATATAAACGAAGATCATTTTTTACCTGAGATAATTAATCCTGAAACAGGTGAAGTTTTGGGTGAAGGTGAATATGGAGAGTTAGTTTTTACTACAATTACAAAAGAAGGGCTTCCACTTATAAGATATAGGACAAGAGATATAACAGCTCTTCATTATGATAGATGCAAATGTGGAAGAACTTTAGTGAGAATGGAAAAAGTAATTGGTAGAACAGATGACATGATAATTATTCGCGGTGTCAATGTATTCCCATCTCAAATAGAAAGTGTTTTGCTTGAGATGGGTGAGGTTGAACCGCATTATCAGCTGATTGTGGACAGGGTAAACAATCTCGACGTTCTTGAAGTTTTAGTGGAAGTTTCCGAAAGAATGTTCTCGGATGAGGTAAAAAAACTTGAACAACTTGAGAGAAAAATATCAAAGGCTATCGAAGAAACCCTTGGAATTTCTGTAAAGGTGCGTCTTGTTGAACCTAAGACAATTGAAAGAAGTGAAGGAAAAGCTAAAAGGGTTATTGACAAGAGAAAAATATAA
- a CDS encoding methionine gamma-lyase family protein: MKIDIEALKKFYNFSHDLLSLTEQALEDLKEKFEYIEEIKFFNQLKVLNAFHHSRLSYTHLNKTDGYGYSDSGRDVIEKIFAHVFGCEDALVRIQFISGTQAIATMLFALLRPGDTLLSICGKPYDTLQKVIGIKEGGHGNLIEFGIRYQEIDLKNNDFDFRKIESILKENFIKVVFIQRSRGYSLRESIPIGKLGKVIRLIKDISPQTVIVVDNCYGEFVEKLEPTEVGADLIAGSLIKNPGGTIASCGGYIAGKKELVEMCADRLNSPGMGKEVGPSLGFNKEILQGLLFSPHIVAESLKVAVFTSYIMEKLGYEVLPKFDEKRTDIIQIIVFKNENELVRFCQGVQKGCPVDSNVLPEAWDMPGYSHKVIMAAGGFVQGTSSELSCDAPIREPYAAYLQGSSSFEIGLVGILHAIENIRRM; the protein is encoded by the coding sequence TTGAAGATAGATATCGAGGCATTAAAAAAATTTTATAATTTTTCTCATGATTTGCTAAGCTTAACAGAGCAAGCTTTAGAAGATTTAAAAGAGAAATTCGAATATATAGAGGAAATAAAATTCTTCAATCAGCTAAAGGTTTTAAATGCTTTTCACCACAGCAGGCTTTCATACACCCATCTGAATAAGACAGATGGATATGGATACTCGGATAGCGGGCGAGATGTAATTGAAAAAATCTTTGCACATGTTTTCGGATGTGAGGATGCACTTGTGCGAATCCAATTTATTTCTGGGACACAGGCAATTGCAACAATGCTATTTGCTTTGCTCAGGCCAGGCGATACTCTTCTTTCAATCTGTGGGAAACCTTATGATACACTCCAAAAAGTGATTGGAATAAAAGAAGGTGGACACGGGAACCTTATTGAGTTTGGAATAAGATACCAAGAAATTGATTTAAAGAATAATGATTTTGACTTTAGAAAAATAGAGAGCATTTTAAAAGAAAATTTTATAAAAGTAGTTTTTATTCAACGTTCACGCGGTTATTCATTGAGAGAGTCAATTCCAATTGGAAAGTTGGGAAAGGTAATTAGATTAATAAAAGACATTTCTCCTCAGACAGTTATTGTGGTTGACAACTGTTATGGAGAATTTGTGGAGAAATTAGAGCCCACAGAAGTAGGGGCAGACCTAATAGCAGGTTCCCTTATCAAAAATCCTGGTGGGACGATTGCTTCATGTGGCGGCTATATCGCGGGAAAAAAAGAACTTGTTGAGATGTGTGCAGACAGGCTTAATTCTCCTGGCATGGGAAAAGAAGTTGGCCCATCACTCGGATTTAACAAAGAGATTCTACAAGGGCTTTTATTTTCACCACACATAGTGGCCGAAAGTTTAAAAGTGGCTGTGTTTACTTCATATATAATGGAAAAGTTAGGATATGAGGTTTTGCCAAAGTTTGATGAAAAGAGAACAGATATAATTCAGATCATAGTGTTTAAAAACGAAAATGAACTTGTAAGATTTTGTCAGGGAGTGCAAAAAGGTTGTCCGGTGGACAGTAATGTTTTGCCTGAAGCATGGGATATGCCAGGATATTCTCACAAGGTAATTATGGCAGCAGGTGGATTTGTCCAAGGAACATCTTCAGAGCTTTCTTGTGATGCCCCAATAAGAGAGCCATATGCTGCATATCTACAGGGCAGCTCTTCGTTTGAAATCGGACTTGTTGGAATTTTACATGCCATTGAAAATATCAGGAGGATGTAA
- the miaB gene encoding tRNA (N6-isopentenyl adenosine(37)-C2)-methylthiotransferase MiaB → MESKNIYYIDFGTQARFVEEIEKMNTEYYLANGRNKKYHIVTYGCQMNVHDSEKLAGMLNAMGYIETENIQEADLIIFNTCSVREHAESRVYGNIGPLKRLKDKKPDLIIGVCGCMPQQLEVAQKLAKLFPFLDIIFGTKSLHKFPQLLYTAITEKRTVIDVSENEDVVVEGIPTARKQGVSAFVNIIYGCNNFCSYCIVPYVRGRERSRRPEEIIYEIEQLAQNGVKEVTLLGQNVNSYGKDLVNGITFPKLLEKINEIKGIERIRFVTSHPKDLSNELIAAMRDLEKVCEHIHLPVQSGSTRILKAMNRHYTKEDYLRLVEKLKTNIPDIAITTDIIVGFPGETDEDFEDTLDVCKKVEFDSAYTFIYSKRRGTPAEKMPNQVPDNIKHQRFQRLVKLVEEIALKKNKQMLGKTYEILIDGRSKRNNLLVGRTRTNKVVNVKCPEEYMFKFVNVKILEAAEHWLYGEVI, encoded by the coding sequence TTGGAAAGCAAAAACATTTATTATATAGATTTTGGAACACAGGCACGGTTTGTTGAAGAGATTGAAAAAATGAATACAGAGTATTACCTTGCAAATGGGAGAAATAAAAAATATCACATTGTAACATATGGTTGTCAGATGAACGTTCATGATTCTGAAAAATTAGCTGGAATGCTAAATGCAATGGGATACATTGAAACAGAGAACATCCAAGAAGCTGACTTGATAATATTTAACACATGTAGCGTACGAGAGCATGCAGAATCAAGAGTATATGGAAATATTGGACCTTTAAAGAGACTAAAGGACAAAAAGCCTGATTTGATAATTGGTGTATGCGGATGTATGCCACAACAGCTTGAAGTCGCGCAAAAACTTGCAAAATTGTTTCCGTTTCTGGATATAATATTTGGTACAAAAAGTCTTCATAAATTTCCACAACTCCTTTACACTGCTATTACTGAAAAAAGAACTGTTATTGATGTTTCAGAAAATGAAGATGTAGTTGTTGAGGGAATTCCAACCGCAAGAAAGCAAGGTGTTAGTGCGTTTGTCAATATAATTTATGGATGTAACAATTTTTGCTCTTATTGCATAGTTCCATATGTCAGAGGAAGAGAAAGAAGCAGACGACCAGAAGAAATTATATATGAAATTGAACAGCTTGCTCAAAATGGGGTAAAAGAAGTTACTCTTTTAGGGCAAAATGTTAATTCATATGGAAAAGATTTGGTAAATGGTATCACTTTTCCGAAGTTGCTTGAAAAGATAAATGAAATAAAAGGAATTGAGAGAATTAGATTTGTAACTTCTCATCCAAAGGATTTATCAAACGAGCTTATTGCAGCTATGAGAGATCTGGAAAAGGTGTGTGAACATATACATCTGCCAGTTCAGTCAGGGTCAACAAGAATATTGAAGGCTATGAACAGGCACTATACAAAAGAAGACTATCTTAGACTTGTTGAAAAGCTTAAAACAAATATTCCTGATATAGCAATTACTACTGACATTATTGTAGGTTTTCCGGGAGAGACGGATGAAGATTTTGAAGATACTCTAGATGTGTGCAAAAAGGTAGAGTTTGACTCTGCATATACCTTTATCTATTCGAAAAGAAGAGGGACACCGGCTGAAAAAATGCCTAATCAGGTTCCGGACAATATAAAACACCAAAGATTTCAACGTCTTGTAAAACTTGTTGAAGAGATAGCTTTGAAAAAGAACAAGCAGATGCTTGGCAAAACGTATGAAATTCTTATTGACGGTCGCTCTAAAAGAAACAATTTGCTTGTTGGAAGAACAAGAACAAACAAGGTTGTCAATGTGAAGTGTCCTGAGGAGTATATGTTTAAGTTTGTCAATGTAAAGATTTTAGAAGCAGCAGAGCATTGGCTGTACGGCGAGGTGATTTGA
- the mutS gene encoding DNA mismatch repair protein MutS, which produces MQELTPMMQQYMEIKQKVKDCILFFRLGDFYEMFFEDAIVASKELEIALTSRDCGNNEKAPMCGVPYHSATSYIAKLIEKGYKVAICEQVEDPKLAKGIVKREITRIITPGTFIDENLSTANNFICCISKNRFEFALTFVDVSTGEMYSCLIEEDLQKLLNEIGKYNPSEILISRSEDELYEYLKKNCTSFVQMIEFVDLQKCYEIIENQINVGKIDERLILSVGNLLKYLTETQKISFDYIRRFEFYRIQNYLQIDINTKRNLELTESIIQRSKKNSLLGILDQTKTSMGSRLLKKWIERPLIDVIEINRRLDSVEQLKSSYSILVQIEELLSRMYDIERLSSKFAYKNVNAKDLLSLKRSIEVLPALKKLLSSFSAQLLKEIYEGLDTLEDIYALVDSSINEGAPVTLKEGGIIKDGFNEEVDRLRNISKNSKELLVQYEEKERNLTGIKNLRIGYNKVFGYYIEVTKSNYSLVPDRYIRKQTLANAERYVTEELKKLEDEILGADQKLIELEYQLFCEIRDRIEAQIERIQKTASYIAILDVLCSFARIAIDNEYVRPNVYLGDKIYIKNGRHPVVEKMIGRGNFIPNDTELDQVENRILIITGPNMAGKSTYMRQVALIVIMAQMGCFVPADEAHIGIVDKIFSRIGASDDISSGQSTFMVEMSEVANILKNATPKSLIIFDEVGRGTSTYDGLSIAWAVLEYVADKSKIGAKTLFATHYHELTELEERIPGVKNYRVDVKEEGKNVIFLRKIVRGGCDSSYGIHVARLAGIPEDVLKRAEEILKQLEEADINRKSIRKLRREIKKEFTEQIDFFSYKKEEIIDKIEKLDILNITPVQALNILSELKHEIIKAKERQLI; this is translated from the coding sequence ATGCAAGAGCTAACTCCTATGATGCAGCAGTATATGGAGATAAAACAGAAGGTGAAAGATTGTATTTTATTTTTTCGACTTGGCGATTTTTATGAGATGTTTTTTGAAGATGCGATTGTGGCATCCAAAGAACTTGAGATAGCACTAACCAGCAGAGATTGTGGAAACAATGAAAAAGCTCCTATGTGCGGTGTGCCGTACCATTCTGCGACCAGCTACATTGCAAAGCTAATAGAAAAGGGTTACAAGGTTGCGATCTGCGAACAGGTGGAAGATCCAAAGCTTGCAAAGGGAATTGTAAAAAGGGAAATTACAAGAATAATAACTCCAGGCACATTTATTGACGAGAATCTTTCAACAGCCAATAATTTTATCTGTTGTATATCAAAAAACAGGTTTGAATTTGCATTGACATTTGTAGATGTTTCAACTGGTGAGATGTACTCTTGCCTTATTGAAGAAGACCTTCAAAAGCTATTAAATGAAATTGGCAAATATAATCCCAGTGAAATCTTAATTTCACGGTCAGAAGATGAGCTTTATGAATATCTGAAAAAGAACTGCACTTCTTTTGTACAGATGATAGAGTTTGTGGATTTACAAAAGTGCTATGAGATCATAGAAAACCAGATAAATGTGGGTAAAATAGACGAAAGGCTGATTTTGAGCGTAGGAAATCTGCTGAAGTACTTAACAGAGACACAAAAAATTTCTTTTGATTATATAAGAAGGTTTGAATTTTACAGAATCCAAAACTATCTTCAGATTGACATAAATACAAAACGAAATCTGGAGCTCACAGAGAGTATTATTCAGCGCTCTAAAAAGAATAGCCTTCTTGGTATCTTGGACCAAACAAAGACCTCAATGGGCTCAAGGCTATTGAAGAAATGGATTGAAAGACCTCTTATTGATGTTATTGAGATTAATAGAAGGCTTGACAGTGTTGAGCAACTCAAATCAAGCTATTCCATTTTAGTACAGATAGAAGAACTTTTGAGTAGAATGTATGACATAGAAAGGCTTTCTTCAAAATTTGCATATAAGAATGTGAATGCCAAAGATTTGCTGAGTCTAAAAAGATCGATTGAAGTGTTGCCAGCTTTAAAGAAACTTCTTTCTTCATTTTCTGCACAGCTGTTAAAAGAGATATATGAGGGTCTTGATACATTAGAAGATATATATGCGCTTGTTGACAGTTCTATAAATGAAGGTGCACCTGTGACCCTAAAAGAGGGTGGAATAATTAAAGATGGCTTTAATGAAGAAGTAGATAGATTGAGAAATATATCAAAAAATAGTAAGGAACTTTTAGTACAGTACGAAGAAAAAGAGAGGAACCTCACAGGTATAAAAAATCTCAGAATTGGTTATAACAAGGTTTTTGGATATTATATAGAAGTCACTAAGTCAAACTACTCTCTTGTTCCGGACAGGTACATTCGAAAACAAACTCTTGCAAATGCAGAAAGGTATGTAACAGAGGAGCTCAAAAAATTGGAAGACGAAATATTGGGCGCTGACCAGAAACTCATCGAACTTGAATACCAACTTTTTTGCGAAATAAGGGATAGAATTGAGGCTCAGATTGAAAGGATTCAAAAAACAGCAAGCTATATTGCTATCTTGGATGTTTTGTGCTCATTTGCCCGTATTGCAATTGACAATGAATATGTCAGGCCAAATGTTTACTTAGGGGATAAAATATACATTAAAAACGGTAGACACCCAGTGGTTGAAAAGATGATAGGCAGAGGTAATTTCATCCCAAACGATACCGAACTTGACCAGGTAGAAAATAGGATTTTGATTATAACAGGTCCAAATATGGCTGGTAAGTCTACATACATGAGACAGGTAGCCTTAATTGTTATAATGGCACAGATGGGGTGTTTTGTACCCGCTGATGAGGCACACATTGGTATAGTGGATAAAATCTTTTCAAGGATAGGAGCATCTGATGATATTTCATCTGGGCAGAGTACATTCATGGTAGAGATGTCAGAGGTTGCGAACATATTGAAAAATGCAACGCCAAAAAGCCTTATAATTTTTGATGAGGTTGGGAGAGGAACAAGCACATATGATGGACTTTCCATAGCATGGGCGGTTTTAGAGTATGTTGCTGATAAATCCAAAATTGGTGCAAAAACCCTTTTTGCAACTCATTACCATGAGCTAACAGAGCTTGAAGAGAGGATTCCAGGGGTAAAGAACTACAGGGTTGATGTCAAAGAAGAGGGTAAAAACGTTATATTTTTGAGGAAGATTGTCAGGGGTGGATGTGACTCAAGTTATGGGATTCATGTTGCGCGGCTTGCTGGAATTCCAGAAGATGTATTAAAAAGGGCTGAGGAAATTTTAAAACAGCTTGAAGAAGCTGATATAAATAGAAAAAGTATCAGAAAACTCAGAAGAGAAATCAAAAAGGAGTTTACTGAGCAGATAGATTTTTTTTCCTATAAAAAAGAGGAGATAATAGACAAAATCGAGAAACTTGACATTTTGAATATAACTCCTGTGCAGGCTTTAAATATCTTAAGTGAGCTCAAACATGAAATAATTAAAGCTAAAGAGAGGCAATTGATATGA
- the hfq gene encoding RNA chaperone Hfq has translation MAKGSLNLQDLFLNQLRKEKVNVTIFLLSGFQLKGVIKGFDNFTLIVETDNNKQQLIYKHAISSIMPSKPINYMAQAQNNQQASQQSNNNQGQETK, from the coding sequence GTGGCGAAAGGAAGTTTAAACTTGCAGGACTTATTTTTGAATCAGTTAAGAAAAGAAAAAGTGAATGTTACAATTTTCTTGCTCAGTGGTTTTCAGTTAAAAGGAGTTATCAAGGGTTTTGATAACTTTACATTAATTGTAGAGACTGACAATAACAAGCAGCAGTTAATTTACAAGCATGCTATATCTTCGATTATGCCATCAAAGCCAATAAACTATATGGCTCAGGCACAGAATAATCAACAAGCTTCTCAACAATCAAATAACAATCAAGGTCAAGAGACAAAATAA
- a CDS encoding alpha/beta-type small acid-soluble spore protein: protein MPRRKRLVPEAAPQLDKLKQETANEVGVTLDNYNPNITAKQAGTVGGYMVKKMIQDYQNRVKNQQ, encoded by the coding sequence ATGCCAAGAAGAAAGAGACTTGTTCCAGAGGCAGCACCACAACTTGATAAATTAAAACAGGAAACTGCCAATGAGGTTGGTGTAACTCTTGACAACTATAATCCTAACATCACTGCAAAACAAGCTGGAACTGTCGGTGGATATATGGTCAAAAAGATGATACAGGATTATCAAAATAGGGTAAAAAATCAGCAATAA
- a CDS encoding ACT domain-containing protein — MFVKQISVFLENKSGRLAEVTGILGKHNIDISALSIADTTDFGILRLIVNKPDLALQVLKENGFTVSATDVIAIAVEDKPGGLAKVLEILYKKDIGIEYMYAFVGKLSDQALVILKVEKAEDAIKILKENNVKILPAEEVYAL; from the coding sequence ATGTTTGTAAAGCAAATTTCGGTTTTTTTGGAAAACAAGTCAGGCAGACTTGCAGAGGTGACAGGGATATTAGGCAAACACAATATAGACATCTCAGCATTATCAATTGCTGATACAACCGATTTTGGTATTTTGAGGCTGATTGTTAACAAGCCTGATTTAGCCTTGCAAGTTTTAAAAGAAAACGGATTTACAGTGTCAGCAACAGACGTAATTGCAATAGCTGTAGAAGACAAACCAGGAGGCCTTGCAAAGGTTCTTGAAATACTTTACAAAAAGGATATAGGGATAGAGTACATGTATGCTTTTGTTGGTAAGCTTAGTGACCAGGCTCTTGTTATACTGAAAGTAGAGAAAGCTGAAGATGCAATAAAAATATTAAAAGAAAACAATGTTAAAATACTTCCAGCTGAAGAGGTATATGCGTTGTAA
- the miaA gene encoding tRNA (adenosine(37)-N6)-dimethylallyltransferase MiaA has translation MEKIPLIIIAGLTATGKTDVAVELAQLVNGEIVSADSMCVYKLMDIGTAKPTKEQREAVRHYVIDVVFPDEDYNVAMFQKDATNAILDIYKKGKVPLLVGGTGFYIKSVVDDVEFPEMGDSKQIRRMLYDELNRKGNMYLYNLLKGIDQDAANSVHPNNVKRVIRYLEIYFLTGKKPTEFLDKVRRKGSEKYNVLPLCFIMEREALWQRIEKRVEKMFDMGLADEVKKLLDMGYSKDLKSMQGLGYKQVIPYVEGKISLQEAKEELIIKTRQFAKRQRIWFKYQGEFMFLDITGMRFEEVVKKCFELCKSVV, from the coding sequence ATGGAGAAAATACCTTTAATTATTATTGCAGGCCTTACTGCCACCGGAAAAACAGATGTGGCAGTAGAGCTTGCTCAGCTTGTAAACGGCGAGATTGTGTCTGCAGATTCGATGTGTGTGTACAAGCTTATGGATATTGGCACAGCAAAGCCTACAAAGGAGCAAAGAGAAGCTGTCAGACATTATGTTATTGATGTGGTATTTCCAGATGAGGATTATAATGTTGCGATGTTTCAAAAGGATGCTACAAATGCAATTTTGGATATTTATAAAAAAGGTAAAGTACCTTTGCTTGTAGGTGGCACAGGGTTTTATATAAAGTCGGTTGTGGACGATGTCGAATTTCCTGAAATGGGGGATTCAAAACAAATAAGAAGAATGCTTTACGATGAACTCAATAGGAAAGGCAATATGTATCTCTACAATTTGCTCAAAGGTATAGATCAGGATGCAGCAAACTCTGTACATCCAAACAATGTAAAAAGGGTGATAAGATATTTAGAAATCTATTTTTTGACTGGCAAGAAACCAACAGAGTTTTTAGACAAGGTAAGAAGAAAGGGAAGCGAAAAGTATAATGTATTGCCTCTGTGTTTTATAATGGAAAGAGAAGCTCTCTGGCAGAGGATTGAAAAAAGGGTTGAAAAGATGTTTGATATGGGGCTTGCAGATGAAGTTAAAAAGCTTTTAGATATGGGATATTCAAAGGATTTAAAATCTATGCAGGGGCTTGGATATAAGCAGGTAATACCGTATGTTGAAGGGAAGATCTCTTTGCAAGAGGCAAAAGAAGAGCTTATAATAAAAACAAGACAGTTTGCTAAAAGGCAGAGGATTTGGTTTAAATATCAGGGAGAATTTATGTTTTTGGATATTACAGGTATGAGGTTTGAAGAAGTTGTGAAAAAATGTTTTGAACTTTGCAAAAGTGTGGTATAA